A stretch of Blautia liquoris DNA encodes these proteins:
- a CDS encoding RidA family protein produces the protein MSNIYEKMKELGIKLPEAPAKGGIYSPAKRFDKNLVYISGCGPVIDKPVTGVLGKDFTKEEGLEISRNSMLNVLSVLESEIGDLNKVKQPVKILTFVASDNSFYEQPFVANGGSQLLVDLFGIEKAPSRSAIGINVLPGNIPVETEAIFELTEE, from the coding sequence ATGAGTAACATTTATGAAAAGATGAAAGAATTGGGTATTAAACTTCCGGAAGCGCCGGCAAAAGGGGGAATCTATAGTCCGGCAAAACGTTTTGATAAAAACCTGGTTTATATTTCGGGATGTGGACCTGTAATTGATAAACCGGTAACAGGCGTTTTGGGGAAAGATTTTACAAAGGAAGAAGGATTGGAGATTTCCAGAAATTCAATGTTGAATGTACTCTCGGTTTTAGAGTCTGAGATAGGAGATTTAAACAAGGTAAAACAACCCGTAAAAATTCTGACTTTTGTGGCAAGTGATAATAGCTTCTATGAGCAGCCGTTTGTGGCAAACGGCGGTTCACAACTTTTAGTGGATTTGTTTGGAATCGAAAAAGCGCCGAGTCGGTCAGCGATTGGGATCAATGTTCTCCCGGGGAATATTCCTGTAGAGACGGAAGCTATTTTTGAATTGACAGAGGAATAA
- a CDS encoding N-acyl-D-amino-acid deacylase family protein: MRYIIHNAKICDGSGSESYLGDIMIDGKIIEKIIDRSKYSKGFSHELDAVHIDAGGKIVSPGFIDTHRHCDLAALYDEDFGTLELSQGLTSVVGGNCGLGIFPCTKSYKEEVCNFVEPCLGVAPPDMWVENYGTYMGMLKEKDMPLHVGCYQGIGAVKAAVKGYGKKPFSDMEMSAAREYIKNAMDAGCIGISSGIMYQPECYSSAEEMAELLQAAAPYGRPLFCHIRGEGDNLLPSVKEIIEICKMADIALNISHFKATGIKNWNKNIYQAIDIIEKAQDAGSDITVDFYPYCGGSTTLISLIPPDLMEEDMNLTFSKIGTAGGKQALSASLYQEHQGWDNMVTAIGWDRILISSVLTKENQRFVGLNFKEASEKAGYKDPAYLMADLLANENGKVGIILLSMSQEDVDTVAKLPYSMLISDALYGVSDCPHPRLYGTFPHFLQDYVVKRKIFTMEQAIEKMTYMPAKRLNLKNRGLLKEGYFADLNVFSPEQFVDHATYEDSKKVSTGLSYVFVDGQIALQDGKRQKGYSANLLNHKEI, from the coding sequence ATGAGATATATCATTCACAATGCCAAAATATGTGACGGCTCAGGAAGCGAATCCTATCTGGGTGACATCATGATTGATGGAAAAATTATTGAAAAAATCATAGACAGGTCGAAATATTCGAAAGGATTCAGTCATGAACTTGATGCAGTACATATTGATGCAGGAGGTAAAATAGTATCACCAGGGTTTATTGATACTCACAGACACTGTGACCTGGCTGCACTTTATGATGAAGATTTTGGAACGCTGGAACTTTCTCAGGGCCTGACAAGTGTGGTAGGCGGTAATTGCGGTTTGGGGATTTTCCCCTGTACGAAGAGTTATAAAGAGGAAGTTTGTAATTTTGTTGAGCCTTGTCTTGGAGTTGCACCTCCTGACATGTGGGTGGAAAATTACGGAACCTATATGGGGATGCTGAAAGAAAAAGATATGCCGCTGCATGTAGGATGTTATCAGGGTATTGGAGCTGTGAAAGCAGCTGTCAAGGGTTATGGGAAAAAGCCTTTTTCTGATATGGAAATGTCAGCAGCCAGAGAATATATAAAGAATGCAATGGATGCAGGATGCATCGGTATATCGTCTGGAATTATGTATCAGCCAGAATGCTATTCGTCTGCCGAAGAGATGGCAGAACTTCTACAAGCGGCAGCGCCATATGGACGTCCCCTTTTCTGCCACATCAGAGGGGAAGGAGATAATCTGCTTCCATCAGTGAAGGAAATTATTGAAATCTGTAAAATGGCAGATATAGCCTTGAATATCAGTCATTTCAAGGCAACGGGAATAAAGAACTGGAATAAAAATATTTATCAGGCGATTGATATTATTGAAAAAGCTCAGGATGCAGGATCGGATATAACTGTTGATTTTTATCCGTATTGCGGCGGGTCCACGACCTTGATCAGTCTGATACCTCCGGACCTGATGGAAGAAGATATGAATCTTACATTCTCTAAAATAGGAACGGCCGGTGGAAAGCAGGCATTGTCAGCATCCTTGTATCAGGAGCATCAGGGCTGGGATAATATGGTGACGGCAATAGGCTGGGACAGGATTCTGATAAGCTCTGTGTTGACGAAAGAAAACCAAAGATTCGTAGGATTGAACTTCAAGGAAGCATCAGAAAAAGCAGGATATAAGGACCCGGCATATTTGATGGCGGATCTTCTCGCAAATGAGAATGGAAAAGTGGGAATTATTCTGCTGAGCATGTCACAGGAAGATGTTGATACAGTTGCAAAACTGCCATATTCAATGTTGATTTCTGACGCCTTATATGGAGTCAGTGATTGTCCTCATCCAAGGTTATATGGGACATTTCCTCACTTTCTTCAGGACTATGTCGTCAAAAGAAAGATTTTTACAATGGAACAGGCGATAGAGAAGATGACATACATGCCCGCCAAAAGGCTGAATCTGAAAAACAGAGGATTACTAAAAGAAGGATACTTTGCCGATCTAAATGTCTTTTCGCCGGAACAATTCGTAGATCATGCGACTTATGAAGACTCGAAAAAAGTAAGCACGGGGTTGTCCTATGTGTTTGTTGACGGTCAGATTGCACTACAAGATGGTAAGAGACAAAAGGGGTATTCTGCAAATTTATTAAATCACAAGGAGATATAA
- a CDS encoding alanine racemase, with product MKKEWLNELETPCIVIDMGKTKENIRKMQETASLYGCKLRPHIKTHKMPLFARMQIAAGADGITCAKVSEAEVMAEGGIDDIFIAYPLIGKVKIKRAISLLKKVKRLILAVDSMECAIPLNEAAKNARVRLEVRMEVDTGAKRTGVVRERAVELAKEIAKLSNLELTGIYTFKSLVYKDKPTQDKVIAGKEEGELMELLTKNILAAGINIKEISAGSTPTGEEVAKTGKVTEIRPGTYIFKDFMLCKEGAASFDEIAVRYYATVVSTPCKEYAVIDGGTKTFPMDIMLDTEPYYYPGYALIEGNDDLQLRRMNEEHGIITSKKGETGLKVGDTIVLVPIHVCTAINMQNSVYIDYGDCLQKEVVKARGMLV from the coding sequence ATGAAAAAAGAATGGCTGAATGAATTGGAAACCCCATGTATTGTGATCGACATGGGAAAAACAAAAGAGAATATTCGCAAAATGCAGGAAACAGCTTCACTTTACGGATGCAAATTAAGACCACATATTAAAACGCACAAAATGCCGCTGTTTGCCAGGATGCAGATCGCAGCAGGAGCCGATGGAATTACATGTGCCAAAGTCTCCGAAGCTGAAGTTATGGCAGAGGGTGGAATCGATGATATATTTATTGCCTACCCGTTGATTGGAAAGGTTAAAATCAAAAGGGCAATTTCACTGCTGAAAAAAGTTAAAAGATTAATCTTGGCGGTGGATAGTATGGAGTGTGCAATTCCCTTAAATGAAGCGGCAAAAAATGCAAGGGTTCGACTGGAAGTGCGCATGGAGGTGGATACTGGAGCCAAAAGAACGGGAGTTGTGAGAGAACGGGCAGTCGAACTTGCAAAAGAAATTGCAAAGCTTTCAAATCTGGAATTGACGGGAATCTATACGTTTAAGAGTTTAGTCTATAAAGATAAACCGACACAGGATAAGGTGATTGCAGGTAAAGAGGAAGGCGAGTTGATGGAATTGCTAACCAAAAACATATTGGCAGCAGGGATAAATATTAAAGAAATTAGCGCTGGTTCCACTCCGACAGGAGAGGAGGTGGCGAAAACTGGAAAAGTAACAGAGATACGGCCGGGAACTTATATTTTTAAAGACTTTATGCTTTGTAAAGAAGGAGCGGCTTCTTTTGATGAAATTGCAGTGAGATATTATGCTACTGTGGTCAGTACGCCGTGCAAAGAATATGCTGTTATTGATGGAGGAACAAAAACATTTCCCATGGATATCATGTTGGACACTGAGCCATATTACTATCCGGGATATGCACTGATAGAGGGAAACGACGACCTTCAGCTGCGCAGAATGAATGAGGAACATGGTATTATTACAAGCAAAAAGGGCGAGACTGGTTTAAAAGTCGGAGATACGATTGTATTGGTACCCATCCATGTCTGCACTGCCATAAACATGCAAAATTCGGTATATATAGACTATGGGGATTGTCTGCAAAAGGAAGTTGTAAAAGCCAGGGGGATGTTAGTATAG
- a CDS encoding beta-mannosidase, with protein sequence MKNRLSLDGTWKLRSPKWEEEIDADVPGSVLSQMLADNMTEDPYWRINEYKVKELFRKDYVYSCHFSLTDEILSSDEINLVFEGIDTIADIYVNDELLENVKDMHRTWRFDLKSRAKRENDLKVYLHSPIAYIEQKDKNSDITYTSTGSMAGNGSLRKAHYMFGWDWGPQLPDMGIFREVYLETFHGAKFRDIYICQKHENNMVTVEIDCPIRTFGTDLTNTEIEVRITEPKGRTFEQTMKGTTAGHVNIQIPEPKLWWPNGYGEQPLYKTEIFLLGNDQILDKREYKIGLRTITVSTKEDEWGNEFAYVINGQKIFGMGANYIPEDNILSRITKERTEQLIKDCATANFNCIRVWGGGYYPENFLYDMCDKYGILVWQDLMFACNVYDLNNEFEVNILAETRDQVKRIRHHACLALWCGNNEMEWLWNGGGRLKGHREKYKADYIKIFEMLLPREVRKYDDQTFYWLSSPSSGGSFDDPNDWNRGDNHYWEVWHSNKPFTEYRNAYFRFCSEFGFQSFPHKKTIESFTLEEDRNIFSEVMESHQKNGKANTKIFSYISEYYKYPKDLENIAYISQILQLKAIQYGVEHWRRNWGRCMGSIYWQLNDCWPVASWSSIDYYGRWKALHYGARRFYARYMASACEEEELSTKITYYILNESFQPRDATLEIALLNADFSILHEEKIETTSNAFDMQSVKMVDFSRWIKDEEMKRHVFARYRLKEGNRYVSTGTTMFVKPKYFKYQVPTYQAEVWERKDRFIISVKADTFANYVEVYLEQTDCVFTDNYFDITAKDGVVIEVMKEELPDDITADGIKKQLKIKSVADSY encoded by the coding sequence ATGAAGAACAGATTGAGTTTAGATGGGACATGGAAGTTAAGGTCCCCAAAATGGGAAGAAGAAATAGATGCGGACGTACCTGGAAGTGTATTATCACAAATGCTGGCCGACAACATGACAGAAGATCCTTATTGGAGAATCAATGAGTATAAGGTGAAAGAGTTGTTTCGTAAGGATTATGTGTATAGCTGCCATTTTTCACTGACGGATGAAATCCTTTCTTCGGATGAGATAAACCTGGTATTTGAAGGAATTGATACAATTGCGGACATATATGTAAATGATGAGCTTCTGGAGAACGTAAAGGATATGCATAGAACCTGGCGTTTCGATCTGAAATCCAGGGCAAAAAGGGAGAATGATCTGAAAGTATATCTTCATTCTCCAATCGCGTACATCGAACAAAAAGACAAAAACAGTGATATAACGTATACGTCTACGGGATCTATGGCGGGAAACGGTAGTTTAAGAAAAGCACATTATATGTTTGGCTGGGACTGGGGACCTCAGCTGCCGGATATGGGAATTTTCAGAGAAGTCTATCTGGAAACTTTTCATGGGGCAAAATTCCGGGATATATATATTTGCCAGAAACATGAGAACAACATGGTGACAGTGGAGATTGACTGTCCCATAAGAACGTTTGGAACAGATCTTACCAATACAGAAATAGAGGTACGTATTACAGAGCCAAAAGGAAGAACTTTTGAACAAACGATGAAAGGAACAACCGCAGGCCATGTAAATATCCAGATTCCGGAACCAAAATTGTGGTGGCCGAATGGATATGGCGAGCAGCCACTGTATAAAACAGAAATCTTTTTGCTGGGGAATGATCAGATTTTGGATAAACGTGAATACAAGATTGGTCTTCGCACAATTACAGTAAGTACCAAAGAAGATGAGTGGGGAAATGAATTTGCATATGTAATTAATGGACAGAAAATATTCGGTATGGGTGCTAATTATATACCTGAGGATAACATTCTCTCAAGAATTACTAAGGAGAGAACTGAGCAATTGATAAAAGACTGCGCGACGGCCAATTTCAATTGCATTCGTGTGTGGGGCGGCGGATATTATCCGGAGAATTTTTTATATGACATGTGTGACAAATATGGGATTTTGGTATGGCAGGATCTGATGTTTGCGTGTAATGTGTATGACTTGAACAATGAATTTGAAGTAAATATTCTCGCAGAAACGAGAGATCAGGTAAAAAGAATTCGTCATCACGCCTGTCTTGCCCTCTGGTGCGGAAACAATGAGATGGAGTGGCTTTGGAATGGAGGCGGCCGTCTGAAGGGACATCGTGAGAAATATAAAGCTGATTATATCAAAATCTTTGAGATGCTCTTGCCAAGGGAGGTAAGAAAATATGATGACCAGACTTTTTATTGGCTGTCTTCGCCCTCATCCGGAGGTTCCTTTGATGATCCAAACGACTGGAACAGAGGAGATAATCATTACTGGGAGGTATGGCATTCTAACAAACCATTTACTGAGTATAGGAATGCTTACTTCCGCTTTTGTTCTGAATTTGGATTCCAATCTTTCCCTCATAAAAAGACAATTGAGAGCTTTACTCTTGAAGAAGATAGAAATATTTTCAGTGAGGTGATGGAATCTCATCAGAAGAATGGGAAGGCCAATACAAAGATTTTTTCTTATATATCCGAATATTATAAATATCCGAAAGATTTGGAAAATATAGCTTATATCTCTCAAATATTACAGCTGAAGGCAATTCAATATGGTGTTGAACATTGGAGAAGAAACTGGGGAAGATGCATGGGCTCTATCTACTGGCAGTTAAATGATTGCTGGCCGGTGGCCTCCTGGTCGAGCATAGACTACTATGGAAGATGGAAGGCTCTTCACTATGGAGCCAGGCGATTCTACGCCCGATATATGGCCAGTGCGTGTGAGGAAGAAGAACTAAGTACGAAAATTACATATTATATTCTCAATGAATCCTTTCAACCCAGAGATGCAACGTTAGAAATTGCTCTTTTAAATGCGGATTTTTCAATTTTGCATGAAGAAAAAATAGAGACCACTTCAAATGCATTCGATATGCAGTCGGTTAAGATGGTTGATTTCTCCAGATGGATCAAGGATGAGGAAATGAAGCGGCATGTGTTTGCCAGATACAGGCTAAAGGAAGGCAACAGGTATGTGAGTACAGGAACGACCATGTTTGTGAAACCGAAATATTTTAAGTATCAGGTACCAACCTATCAGGCAGAGGTTTGGGAAAGAAAAGACAGATTTATCATATCAGTGAAAGCGGATACATTTGCTAATTATGTGGAAGTATACCTGGAACAGACAGACTGTGTGTTCACGGATAATTATTTTGATATCACAGCTAAAGATGGAGTCGTGATTGAGGTAATGAAGGAAGAACTGCCTGATGATATAACTGCAGATGGTATCAAGAAGCAACTGAAAATTAAGAGTGTAGCAGATAGCTATTAA
- a CDS encoding carbohydrate ABC transporter permease, with product MKRTNAYYKKKLKKIPVTILIVLLCVIFFSPFLIMVTTSLKTNADAFQLPVKLFPRKIIWDNYPEAMQKIPYLKYLKNTILITVFSVAGQLLSTPLIAYSLAKIKWRGSTFISSLIMGTMMIPYTVTMIPLYKIWNNLGLTNTYLPLIVPMFCGSPFYIIIMRQFFQGLPNSLMEAAKIDGAGELKRYISIALPLSKPALTTVGIQSFIAAWSDYLAPLIYINKTEKLTLSLGLQQFLGSFSTDWTHLMAAATLFVIPVIIFFLIFQRNFVEGISTSGLKA from the coding sequence ATGAAAAGAACGAATGCATATTATAAAAAGAAGTTAAAGAAAATCCCCGTTACCATATTAATAGTCCTATTATGTGTTATCTTTTTTTCACCATTTTTAATTATGGTAACAACTTCCTTAAAGACAAATGCGGATGCTTTTCAACTTCCGGTGAAGTTGTTTCCGAGGAAGATTATATGGGATAATTATCCGGAGGCAATGCAAAAGATCCCTTATCTGAAATACTTGAAAAATACAATTTTAATAACAGTGTTTTCGGTGGCAGGACAGCTTTTATCAACACCACTGATTGCCTACTCTCTGGCAAAAATCAAATGGAGAGGCAGTACGTTTATTTCCAGTCTTATTATGGGAACTATGATGATTCCATATACGGTGACTATGATTCCGCTTTATAAAATCTGGAACAATCTGGGCTTGACGAACACCTATCTGCCCCTGATTGTGCCTATGTTTTGTGGAAGCCCGTTCTATATTATTATAATGAGACAATTTTTTCAGGGATTGCCGAATTCTCTTATGGAAGCGGCAAAGATTGATGGAGCCGGCGAATTAAAGCGCTATATAAGCATTGCACTTCCACTCTCAAAGCCTGCCCTTACTACAGTTGGAATTCAATCCTTTATTGCGGCATGGTCCGATTATCTGGCACCTTTAATTTATATTAATAAAACAGAGAAACTGACACTGTCCTTAGGTTTGCAGCAGTTTCTGGGATCTTTTTCAACGGATTGGACCCATCTGATGGCAGCCGCAACACTTTTTGTTATTCCGGTAATTATCTTTTTCCTTATTTTCCAGAGAAACTTTGTAGAGGGAATTTCCACATCAGGATTAAAGGCATAA
- a CDS encoding carbohydrate ABC transporter permease gives MKNKVSVNKKRYTRRDTRNGLLFALPWIIGFICFSIIPLFTSFYYSFTEFNPVKDPTWVGLKNFKYIFHDPLVFKSLKNTLFMAFVSTPVNLFVALFLATLLNRKFKGRGAARTVFFMPSVIPMIAATMVWIWMFDPTYGYINRVLGMFGINGPSWLMDPSYTKWALVLMGTWCTGTTMLICLAALQDVPRSYYEAAELDGANAFQRFFKITLPCVASVLVYQAILNIINAFQYFTQVYVIINASSGGGASNAGGGPANSILMYPLYLFNTAFSYMKMGRASAMAWLLFIAVSIMTFVMIKLTNKVAENGAGDE, from the coding sequence ATGAAAAATAAAGTCAGTGTCAATAAGAAAAGATACACCAGACGAGATACACGTAATGGACTGCTATTTGCGCTGCCATGGATTATTGGATTTATTTGTTTTAGCATTATTCCATTGTTTACATCATTTTATTATAGCTTTACGGAATTTAATCCAGTGAAGGATCCAACATGGGTTGGATTGAAAAATTTCAAATATATTTTTCACGATCCGCTTGTTTTTAAAAGTTTAAAAAACACATTATTTATGGCTTTTGTTTCAACACCTGTGAATTTATTTGTTGCATTGTTCCTTGCAACATTACTGAACAGGAAATTCAAGGGAAGAGGGGCAGCAAGAACTGTCTTTTTTATGCCCTCTGTAATACCTATGATTGCAGCAACTATGGTGTGGATCTGGATGTTCGATCCGACCTATGGTTATATTAACAGAGTGCTCGGTATGTTTGGAATCAATGGTCCATCCTGGCTGATGGATCCGTCTTATACAAAATGGGCACTTGTATTGATGGGGACATGGTGTACCGGTACGACAATGCTGATATGTCTGGCAGCACTTCAGGATGTTCCCAGAAGCTATTATGAAGCTGCTGAGCTGGACGGGGCCAATGCATTCCAGCGGTTTTTTAAGATAACACTTCCATGTGTGGCATCTGTACTTGTCTATCAGGCAATTTTGAATATTATCAATGCTTTTCAGTATTTTACACAAGTATACGTAATCATTAATGCCAGCAGCGGCGGAGGAGCCAGTAACGCAGGAGGAGGTCCTGCAAATTCTATCTTGATGTATCCGTTGTATCTGTTTAACACTGCATTTTCGTATATGAAGATGGGAAGAGCGTCTGCGATGGCCTGGCTGCTTTTTATTGCCGTAAGTATCATGACATTTGTTATGATTAAATTGACCAATAAGGTCGCTGAAAATGGAGCAGGAGATGAATAA